In Candidatus Bathyarchaeia archaeon, the following are encoded in one genomic region:
- a CDS encoding 2-oxoacid:acceptor oxidoreductase subunit alpha: MTGKRTLPTGAHFMSGDIACAEGAIAAGCRFFAGYPITPATEIAEHLSERMPEFGGIYIQMEDEIASIAAVLGASYAGLKAMTATSGPGFSLMQENIGLAVMTETPCVIVDIMRGGPSTGQPTLPGQQDVMQAKWGSHGDYGIIALAPSSVQEMFNLTVEAFNLAETYRVPTLLMGDEIVAHMWEKVVIPPASEIRIVNRKKPHVSPSEYAPFMPEDDLVPPMACFGEGYRFHATGLTHDERGYPRTQNSEVQTRLVRRLCEKINKNADKIINVEEVMLEDADIVVVAYGIVARAALSAVRRAREAGIKAGMLRLITLWPFPEKHVARIAGQAKAIVVPEMNCGQIVREVERAAKETPVSFLSKLGEEPHTPQEILDMVRRCS; encoded by the coding sequence ATGACTGGAAAAAGAACTTTGCCAACCGGCGCGCATTTCATGAGCGGCGACATTGCATGTGCGGAAGGCGCGATTGCTGCTGGTTGCAGATTTTTTGCTGGTTACCCAATCACGCCCGCAACTGAAATTGCTGAGCACTTGTCGGAGCGAATGCCTGAATTTGGCGGAATCTACATTCAAATGGAGGATGAAATAGCGTCTATCGCGGCTGTTCTGGGCGCTTCCTACGCGGGATTGAAAGCTATGACGGCGACTTCTGGACCAGGCTTTAGCCTCATGCAAGAGAATATAGGTTTAGCTGTTATGACTGAGACTCCATGCGTTATTGTTGACATCATGCGAGGCGGACCAAGCACTGGGCAGCCCACGCTGCCGGGACAGCAGGATGTTATGCAAGCCAAGTGGGGTTCTCATGGCGATTATGGCATCATAGCTTTAGCGCCTTCTTCTGTGCAGGAAATGTTCAACTTAACGGTTGAAGCGTTTAATTTGGCTGAAACTTATCGTGTTCCAACGTTGTTGATGGGTGATGAGATTGTTGCGCACATGTGGGAAAAAGTCGTCATACCTCCCGCTTCAGAGATTAGGATAGTTAACCGCAAAAAGCCTCATGTTTCACCAAGCGAATACGCGCCTTTCATGCCCGAAGATGATTTGGTTCCGCCCATGGCTTGTTTTGGAGAAGGCTATCGGTTTCACGCAACAGGTTTAACGCATGATGAGCGTGGTTATCCTCGAACACAAAACTCTGAAGTTCAAACGAGGCTTGTTAGGCGGCTTTGTGAAAAGATAAACAAGAATGCGGATAAGATAATAAACGTTGAAGAGGTCATGCTTGAAGACGCAGATATCGTAGTTGTAGCTTACGGAATCGTAGCCAGAGCCGCCTTAAGCGCAGTTAGAAGAGCAAGAGAAGCCGGAATCAAAGCTGGAATGTTACGGTTAATCACACTGTGGCCTTTCCCGGAAAAACATGTTGCAAGAATTGCTGGACAAGCGAAGGCTATTGTTGTTCCTGAAATGAATTGTGGGCAAATTGTTCGCGAAGTGGAGAGAGCAGCGAAAGAAACTCCCGTCTCTTTTCTTTCCAAATTAGGCGAGGAGCCGCATACTCCGCAGGAGATTCTTGACATGGTAAGGAGGTGTTCTTAA
- a CDS encoding DHH family phosphoesterase, giving the protein MALDETKTAGLFDLAAQAAKVILETVKEDGFVHVFSHLDADGVAAAGIIGKMLARLDAKFRVRITQWIDEKIVGEILADKPQLIILADFGSGYIDLLNEKLADFKIVILDHHQVTGKEASNIVHVNPHLFGIDGARDISGSGVAYFVAKAVDKVNVDLAPIAVVGALGDLQDKYDQRLLGGLNEVIVKDAVDAGLLTVEKDLIFFGRETRPIHKMLSSTTSPFIPGISGEEDKSLAFLASLDIKPRHGERWRALRDLSDEEKKRLCTGLADYLLSKGLHYEVANLIGHVYTLKSEEPWTPLRDAREFAVLLNATGRMDRPSLGVAICMGDRGAAFEEASRVLEEYRRTINRYLGWVMEKPERMREFENVYVVYGEDFIDDKIIGAISSILSASLPNPEKPLIAYANVAEEGLAKFSARTVDTMTNRGVNLGVVMQVAAEKYGGNGGGHNIAAGAQVPMENVQGFVAFVNELVGRQLRGEKIGS; this is encoded by the coding sequence ATGGCTTTGGATGAAACTAAAACTGCTGGTCTTTTTGATTTAGCTGCGCAAGCGGCTAAAGTGATTCTGGAAACTGTGAAGGAGGATGGTTTTGTTCATGTTTTTTCGCATTTGGACGCTGACGGGGTTGCTGCGGCTGGTATTATTGGTAAAATGTTGGCTAGATTAGACGCTAAATTTCGCGTTAGGATAACTCAGTGGATTGACGAGAAAATTGTGGGCGAGATTCTTGCTGACAAGCCGCAACTGATAATTCTAGCAGATTTTGGAAGTGGCTACATTGACTTGTTAAATGAGAAGCTTGCAGATTTTAAAATAGTGATTTTGGATCATCATCAAGTTACTGGTAAGGAAGCGTCTAATATTGTGCATGTGAATCCTCATTTGTTTGGGATTGATGGTGCACGGGACATTAGCGGTTCTGGTGTTGCGTATTTTGTGGCTAAGGCGGTTGACAAAGTCAATGTGGATTTGGCGCCTATTGCTGTGGTTGGTGCTCTTGGTGATTTGCAAGACAAGTATGATCAGCGGTTGCTTGGTGGGCTTAATGAGGTGATAGTTAAAGATGCGGTGGATGCTGGGCTTTTGACGGTTGAAAAAGACCTTATATTCTTTGGTAGAGAAACGCGTCCAATTCACAAGATGTTGTCGTCGACGACTAGTCCTTTTATTCCAGGCATTAGTGGAGAGGAGGATAAGAGTTTGGCTTTTTTGGCAAGTTTGGATATTAAGCCAAGGCATGGGGAAAGATGGCGTGCTTTGAGGGACCTTTCTGATGAAGAGAAGAAGCGGTTGTGCACTGGACTTGCGGATTATTTGTTGTCTAAGGGTTTGCATTATGAGGTTGCAAATCTTATTGGTCATGTTTACACTTTGAAGAGCGAGGAACCGTGGACTCCGCTTAGGGATGCGAGGGAGTTTGCTGTTTTGTTGAATGCGACTGGGCGTATGGATAGGCCTAGTTTGGGTGTTGCTATTTGTATGGGTGATCGTGGTGCGGCCTTTGAAGAGGCGAGCAGGGTGTTGGAGGAGTATAGGCGAACTATTAATAGGTATCTTGGGTGGGTTATGGAGAAGCCTGAGCGGATGCGGGAGTTTGAGAATGTTTATGTTGTTTATGGTGAAGATTTTATTGATGATAAGATAATTGGTGCGATTTCTTCTATCCTTTCTGCGAGTTTGCCGAATCCTGAGAAGCCGTTGATTGCGTATGCGAATGTTGCTGAGGAGGGTTTGGCGAAGTTTTCTGCGAGGACTGTGGATACGATGACGAATAGGGGTGTAAATCTTGGCGTGGTTATGCAGGTGGCTGCGGAGAAGTATGGTGGGAATGGTGGTGGTCATAACATAGCTGCTGGAGCACAAGTTCCAATGGAGAACGTTCAGGGGTTTGTAGCGTTTGTTAATGAGCTTGTTGGAAGGCAGTTGCGTGGTGAGAAGATTGGAAGCTGA
- a CDS encoding 2-oxoacid:ferredoxin oxidoreductase subunit gamma, with the protein MRKEIRFAGFGGQGIIKSGIITAAAAAIHSGKNAVQTQSYGPESRGGACKSEVVISEEDIDFPKVTEPDVLVVMSQHAYNEYAEDVKSGGVIIMDPDMIPHEKELKNVKVYRVPATKIAEELGRKIVANIVMLGAFAAITELLDRDALKESIKANIPKGTEELNLTAFEKGYEYGKDLLKS; encoded by the coding sequence ATGCGAAAAGAAATTCGGTTTGCAGGATTTGGAGGACAAGGAATAATCAAGTCTGGAATAATCACGGCTGCTGCAGCCGCGATTCACAGTGGAAAAAATGCAGTTCAAACACAATCTTATGGTCCAGAATCAAGAGGCGGCGCGTGCAAATCAGAAGTGGTGATATCAGAAGAGGACATAGACTTTCCAAAAGTCACCGAGCCAGACGTGCTTGTTGTGATGTCTCAACACGCCTACAACGAATATGCGGAAGACGTGAAATCCGGTGGAGTGATAATTATGGACCCTGACATGATTCCGCATGAAAAGGAATTGAAAAATGTTAAAGTTTATCGTGTTCCAGCCACGAAAATTGCTGAAGAGTTGGGAAGGAAAATAGTTGCTAACATAGTGATGCTGGGCGCTTTTGCAGCTATCACGGAGTTGCTGGATAGAGACGCGTTAAAAGAGTCAATTAAAGCAAACATACCAAAAGGCACTGAAGAGCTTAATTTAACTGCTTTTGAAAAAGGCTACGAATACGGGAAAGATTTGTTAAAAAGTTAG
- a CDS encoding KEOPS complex subunit Pcc1 gives MVRRLEAEIILEYDDERTAEAVANAVSPDNFKTPSGLWVRTVRTGKKVVTQVKCEGKFPTFIATIDDLLFCVSTAEKTLQDARKFG, from the coding sequence GTGGTGAGAAGATTGGAAGCTGAAATAATTTTGGAGTATGATGATGAGAGAACTGCGGAAGCGGTTGCGAATGCGGTTTCGCCGGATAATTTTAAGACGCCAAGTGGATTGTGGGTGAGAACGGTTAGAACTGGGAAGAAGGTTGTTACGCAGGTTAAGTGTGAAGGGAAGTTTCCAACGTTTATTGCGACGATTGATGATTTGCTGTTTTGTGTTTCTACTGCGGAAAAGACGCTTCAAGACGCGAGAAAATTTGGCTAA
- a CDS encoding 4Fe-4S binding protein, with protein sequence MPERIKHQPLDKEKVKPPQAQIHLIKDQCKGCGFCIQFCPKKVLEESQEINARGVHPPKIIDESKCIICSFCTAVCPDFAIFVTEKSCKEDVKK encoded by the coding sequence ATGCCAGAAAGAATCAAGCATCAGCCCCTTGACAAGGAGAAAGTGAAGCCGCCTCAAGCGCAGATTCACTTGATTAAAGACCAATGCAAAGGCTGCGGTTTCTGCATTCAATTCTGTCCAAAAAAAGTTTTAGAGGAATCTCAAGAGATAAACGCGCGGGGCGTTCACCCTCCGAAGATTATTGACGAAAGCAAATGTATTATATGCAGTTTTTGCACTGCAGTTTGTCCAGACTTTGCAATTTTCGTTACTGAAAAATCATGTAAGGAGGATGTTAAAAAATGA
- a CDS encoding 2-oxoacid:ferredoxin oxidoreductase subunit beta, which produces MVQEVVHPFAKYLRSAMMPHIWCPGCGNGIVLNCFVHALDELQKDLDKLVVVSGIGCIGRTAGYTNADSFHTTHGRAIAFATGVKLANPELEVVVISGDGDLFAIGGNHFIHAARRNIGIKVICANNFNYGMTGGQQGPTTPLEASTTTTPYGNIEHPFNLVHLAAASGATYVARWTTLHVRRLTQSIKRMLQKEGFCFLEVVSPCPEIFGRRNKMRTGLEMMEWFRRASVVENFSDPSKAEISPEKIVVGEFVNTEKISYERLLHEKIAQINEKAMGW; this is translated from the coding sequence ATGGTTCAGGAAGTAGTGCATCCTTTTGCGAAGTATTTGCGTTCGGCGATGATGCCGCATATTTGGTGTCCCGGATGCGGCAACGGTATTGTGCTGAACTGTTTTGTTCACGCGTTGGATGAGTTACAGAAGGATTTGGATAAACTGGTGGTTGTGTCTGGCATTGGCTGCATTGGACGCACGGCAGGCTACACGAATGCTGATTCTTTCCACACGACGCATGGACGCGCAATAGCCTTCGCAACTGGAGTAAAATTGGCAAATCCAGAGTTGGAAGTTGTTGTTATAAGCGGCGACGGCGACCTCTTCGCCATCGGTGGAAACCATTTCATTCATGCTGCACGGCGAAACATAGGAATAAAGGTGATTTGCGCAAACAACTTTAACTATGGAATGACCGGCGGACAACAAGGTCCCACGACTCCTCTCGAAGCATCAACAACTACAACCCCTTACGGCAACATTGAACATCCATTTAACCTAGTCCACTTAGCTGCAGCGTCCGGCGCGACTTACGTGGCTAGATGGACGACCTTGCATGTGCGAAGGTTGACGCAGTCGATAAAGCGGATGTTGCAGAAAGAAGGTTTCTGCTTCTTAGAAGTCGTCTCGCCTTGCCCAGAGATTTTCGGCAGACGCAACAAGATGCGAACGGGTTTGGAAATGATGGAATGGTTTAGAAGAGCTTCTGTGGTTGAAAATTTCTCCGACCCGTCTAAAGCAGAAATTTCTCCCGAAAAAATAGTCGTGGGCGAGTTTGTTAACACAGAAAAGATTAGTTATGAAAGACTGCTCCATGAGAAGATAGCTCAGATTAACGAGAAAGCAATGGGATGGTGA
- the serS gene encoding serine--tRNA ligase — translation MLDIKLIRENPELVRSNLLRRGDAENLRMLDELIDYDKKWRQGLTRLNELRHERKLVTMQIAGLKKKGKDAAKELSKAKVIDAEITSLERQVNECEEKVRYYLLRLPNLLHESVPTGKDEHDNVPIRKWGKIPKFSFPVKDHIDLSLTLDVMDIERAGKVAGARFFYLKNEAVLLDMALMNFAIEEMVKKKYTPIEPPFMMRRKAYEGVTALSDFEDVLYKIENEDLYMIATSEHPIAAMFMDEVLKADDLPLKFVGISTNFRKEAGAHGKDTRGIFRVHQFNKVEQFIFCRPEDSWKFHEELIQNAEELVQKLGLPYHVVNVCTGDIGTVAAKKYDIEVWMPAQNAYREIISCSNCTDYQARRLNIRYREKEGEAPKGFVHTLNSTALASRTMVAILENYQQKDGSVVIPEVLRKYMGGIEKIKPKR, via the coding sequence ATGTTGGACATTAAGCTTATCCGCGAAAACCCGGAGTTGGTAAGGAGTAATTTGTTGAGGAGAGGCGACGCTGAAAACTTGAGGATGCTGGACGAGTTAATTGATTATGACAAGAAATGGCGGCAAGGGTTGACTAGGCTTAACGAGTTGCGTCATGAAAGAAAACTTGTAACCATGCAGATTGCGGGGCTCAAAAAGAAGGGAAAAGACGCGGCTAAAGAGTTATCGAAGGCGAAAGTCATCGACGCTGAAATAACAAGCTTGGAAAGGCAAGTGAACGAATGCGAAGAAAAAGTACGTTATTATCTGCTTAGACTCCCAAACCTTCTGCACGAGTCGGTTCCGACCGGCAAGGATGAACACGATAATGTCCCAATTAGAAAGTGGGGTAAAATACCCAAGTTCAGCTTTCCAGTCAAGGACCACATAGATTTGAGCTTAACCCTTGACGTGATGGACATTGAAAGAGCCGGAAAGGTTGCAGGAGCCAGATTTTTCTATCTTAAGAATGAAGCCGTTTTGCTTGATATGGCTTTGATGAATTTTGCCATAGAAGAAATGGTTAAGAAAAAGTACACGCCTATAGAGCCGCCTTTCATGATGCGAAGAAAAGCGTATGAAGGCGTCACAGCCCTAAGCGACTTTGAAGATGTCTTATACAAAATTGAAAATGAAGACTTGTACATGATTGCAACTTCAGAACATCCAATCGCAGCCATGTTCATGGATGAAGTGTTGAAAGCGGATGACCTGCCGCTGAAATTTGTTGGAATAAGCACAAACTTTAGAAAAGAAGCGGGAGCACACGGCAAAGACACACGCGGAATCTTCCGCGTTCACCAATTCAATAAGGTTGAACAGTTCATTTTCTGCCGACCTGAAGACTCATGGAAATTTCATGAAGAGCTAATCCAAAACGCTGAGGAACTCGTCCAGAAACTTGGTTTGCCCTACCATGTTGTAAATGTGTGCACGGGTGACATTGGAACGGTTGCCGCCAAAAAATATGACATAGAAGTTTGGATGCCAGCACAAAACGCCTACAGAGAAATAATCTCGTGCAGCAACTGCACTGATTATCAAGCCAGAAGGTTGAACATAAGATACAGAGAAAAGGAAGGAGAGGCTCCTAAAGGTTTTGTGCATACATTAAATTCCACAGCGTTAGCCAGCAGAACTATGGTTGCTATACTTGAGAATTACCAGCAAAAAGACGGTTCAGTTGTTATTCCAGAAGTTTTGAGAAAATATATGGGTGGCATCGAGAAAATAAAGCCTAAACGGTAA
- a CDS encoding 30S ribosomal protein S3ae — translation MSSKTKRVRDKWRSKTWYTVVAPPYFGNVELGAIPADEPEKLVGRVIDSTLYDVTNDFAHQYLKIYFQITQLDGKTAKTMFKGHEYSRDYLRSLVRRRTTKVDGLFTVTTKDGYKLQVAVTAFTLSRIKTSQEKEIRTIMAKIIREKASALTLDEFAQEMVLGKIASDIYNEAKKLAPLRHVGIRKSKLTTPLAQLPQIQTRKAE, via the coding sequence GTGTCTTCAAAAACAAAACGTGTAAGAGACAAATGGCGAAGCAAAACATGGTACACCGTAGTGGCTCCGCCATACTTTGGAAACGTTGAGTTAGGAGCAATACCAGCAGACGAACCGGAAAAACTTGTTGGAAGAGTCATTGACTCAACTCTTTATGATGTCACAAACGACTTCGCTCATCAATATTTAAAGATATATTTCCAAATAACCCAACTTGACGGCAAAACCGCAAAGACAATGTTCAAAGGTCACGAGTATTCGCGGGATTATCTGCGAAGCCTTGTGAGAAGAAGAACAACAAAAGTGGATGGGCTCTTCACCGTGACTACGAAAGATGGATATAAACTGCAAGTAGCCGTAACCGCATTTACACTTTCACGAATTAAGACATCGCAAGAGAAAGAAATCCGAACTATAATGGCGAAAATAATCAGAGAAAAAGCATCGGCATTAACATTAGACGAGTTTGCGCAAGAGATGGTCTTAGGCAAAATAGCCTCAGACATATACAACGAGGCAAAAAAATTAGCTCCACTACGTCATGTGGGCATCAGAAAATCAAAACTAACCACGCCACTAGCACAGTTACCGCAAATTCAAACGCGAAAGGCAGAGTAA